The region TCCGAGTACATCATTCCCAAGCCCGTCGATCCGCGGGTGCTCTTCCGCGTCGCGCCGTCGATCGCCGAGGCGGCGATGGAGTCCGGCGCCGCCCGCGCGGAACTCGACACCGACGAGTACGAGGAGGAACTCGAGGCCCGCCTCGGAAAGTCCCGCGAGATGATGCGGGTCGTCCTCAACAAAGCCAAGAGCGACCCCCAGACGGTCGCGCTCGCCGAGGGTGAAAACGAGAAGATGATCCGCGCGGCCTACCAGATCCAGGAGCAGGGGATCGCCCTGCCGGTGCTGATCGGCGACGAGGGAGAGATCCGCCAGACGGCGGCAAATCTCGGACTCGACTTCGATCCGACCGTCGCGGATCCCGCCGTGGGCGACTACGAGGAGTACGCCGACCGGCTCCACGAACTCCGCGCCCGCAAGGGGATCACGCGGACCGAGGCCGGCGAACTCATCGAGCGCGACACGAACTACTTCGGCAGCATCATGGTCGAACAGGGCGATGCCGACGCCCTGCTGACCGGCCTCTCGCACCACTACCCGTCGGCGCTGCGACCGCCGCTGCAGGTCATCGGCACCGACGAGAACGTCGACTACGCCGCTGGCGTCTACATGCTCACGTTCAAGAATCGCGTGGTCTTCGTCGCCGACGCGACGGTCAACCAGGACCCCGACGAGGAGGTCCTCGCGGAGGTCACCAAGCAGACGGGCAAGCTCGCGCGCCGGTTCAACATCGAGCCCCGCGCGGCCCTGCTCTCGTACTCGAACTTCGGCAGCGTCAACAACGAGGGGACGCGCAAGCCCCGCAAGGCGGCCTCGATGCTGCAGGACGATCCCGAGGTCGACTTCCCCGTCGACGGCGAGATGCAGGCTGACACCGCCGTCGTGGAGGACATCCTCCAGGGCACCTATGGCTTCTCCGAACTCGATGACCCCGCGAACGTGCTGGTCTTCCCGAACCTCGAATCGGGTAACATCGGCTACAAGCTGCTCCAGCGCCTGGGCGGGGCCGACGCCATCGGCCCGATGCTCGTCGGGATGGACAAGCCGGTCCACGTCCTCCAGCGCGGCGACGAGGTCAAGGACATCGTAAACCTGGCCGGCGTGGCGGTCGTCGACGCACAACAGGAGTAACTCGCGCGGTTGGCCCGTGCGCGGTTTTTAGCGGTCCGCGGAGCGGCCGAGTCCGAACCGATCGAGACGAAAGCGTGGATTCAAGTATGCGCCGGGACTTTTGCCGCGTATGCAAGATCAGGGACGCTCTACGCGCAAGCGAACCGGTGGCCGACTGAAGAACGTTCGAAAGCGCCGCAAGGACGAGCTCGGCCGGCTCCCGACCGAGACGCAGGTCGGCGAACCCCGATACCGGACCGTCGACGTGCGCGGCAACGACACGAAGACCCGCGCTCTCGCGACGAACGTCGCCAGCGTCAACAAGGGCGGAGAGACGGTCTCCGCGGAGATCGAGGACGTCGTCGAGAACGACGCCAACCCGAACTACGTCCGCCGGAACATCATCACGAAGGGCGCTGTCATCGAGACGAGCGAGGGCCGCGCTCGCGTGACGTCCCGACCGGGCCAGACCGGACAGGTCAACGCCGCTCTCCTCGACTAACGCGAACTGCGAACTGAGCGCCGTTTTTCGGTTCTCACGGCCGATGCACGCCCGAAAGCGGCCGGTATACTCGTCGCCGACCGCCGAGCGCTCGCCGGCCGTCGCTCCCTCCAGCTACACGTCCCCGATCTCGCGGTTCCAGACCGGCGTCACGGGCGCTTCTAACCGATCGATCTCCGCGTCGGTGAGGTCGACCGCGAGCGCGCCAACGTTGTCTTCGAGGTGATCGATCGTCCGCGGACCGACGATCGGCGCGTCGACGACCTCCTTGTGGAGCAACCAGGCGAGCGCGACCTGCGCCGGCGTCGCGTCGTTGGCGTCGGCGATCTCGCGGAGTTCCTCGACGACGGCCCAGTTCTCGTCGGTGAACCGTTTTTCCATGAACTCGTCCGTCGCGGCCCGGCCCGAGTCGGGGTCCCCGTCGCGGTCGTACTTGCCCGTCAGGAAGCCGCCGGCCAGCGGCGACCACGGAATAACCCCGATCTCTTGATCGGCACACAGCGGCAGGACGTTGGCCTCCTCGTGGCGGTCCACGAGGTTGTACTCGCACTGCATCGAGACGAACCGCTCGTAGTTGTCGACGTCCGCTTCGTGCAGGGCCTTCATGAACCGCCAGGCGGGCATCGTGCTCGCGCCGACGTACCGGACTTTTCCGTCCTCGACGAGGCGGTCGAGCGCCGAGAGCGTCTCCTCGATGGGCGTGTGCTCGTCCCAGCGGTGGATCTGGTAGAGGTCGATGTAGTCGGTGCCGAGTCGCTCGAGGCTCGCCTCGGCCTGGTCGAGGACGTGCTTGCGGGAGAGGCCCTGTCCGTTCGGTCCCTCGTGCATCTCGCCGTAGACCTTCGTCGCGACGACGAGTTCCGCCCGGTCGCGGTCCGCGTCGGCGAGGACGTCCCCGAGGATCGACTCGCTCTCGCCGTGGGAGTAGACGTTGGCCGTGTCGAAGAAGTTGATCCCGAGGTCGAGCGCTCGCTCGATCACCGCGCGGGCCTGGTCGCGGTCGTGGACCATCCAGGGTTGCTCGGTCCCGAAGTTCATGCAGCCGAGACAGAGTTGCGACACTTCCAGACCAGTGTCTCCGAGGTGCGTGTACTCCATCGCGCCGACCTTCATCGCGAGCGGGGTTAAACCCACCTCGAAGGTGCAGTTCGCTGCTTGGCCCGCGATATCGACGCGGTGATCGGAAGGGAAGCGGTTAGGGTCGCGGCGCCGCCTTCTGTAACGCCGTCTCGGCGACGTTGCCGCCGTAGTCGGCGCTTCGGGACAGCGAGTCGACGATCAGCCCCAGCGACTGGGCCTGTGCGGGTTCGAGATCGCGGAGCATGTCGTCGATCGCCCGGGTGTGTTCGTCGATCTCGACGACGGCTTCGAGCGCGTCGTGGCCGAGGCGGTTGGCCTCGTCGGCGTCCTCGGCGAACAGCGCGTCCGTGGCCTGTTCGAAGACGGTCGCGGCTTCGGCGTGGAGGCCGTGGATGGCGTCGGCAACGTCGGCAGGGAGGTCGTCGAGTTTCAGCGCGATGTCGCAGATCTTGACGGCGTGATCGGCGATCCGCTCGAGTTGGCGGGCGCTGGAGTGGAAATCGAAACAGGCCTCGCGCGAGACGCCGAGTTCCTCGACGGCGCGGGGCGATCGCAGCGTCGCGCGGAAGATCCGCGAGACGACGAGCCAGAGGCGGTCGACGTCGTCGTCGCGCTCGATCACGTCGTGGGCGATGGCGTCGTCGTTCTCGATCAACGCGGTCACCGCGTCCTCGAGCATCGACTGGGCGATCAGTCGCATCCGCGTGACCGCGTTGACGATCGACAGCTCCGAGGAGTCCAGTAAGTCCTGAATGACCACGCTGTCGTTGGTTTCCTCGAGCACCTCGACGCCGACGAGCCGCTGGGTCGCGTTCCGAATCGCGCCGCGCTGGTTGGTCGCGATGCCCCCCGCCTCGAGCCGGATGATATCGAAGCCGCTGACGTACATCGTCATCACGGCTCGCTTCAGCTGTTCGTCCTCGAGACCGGAGACGTCTAAGGTCCCCTCTTGTCGCCGCGTCTCACATTCAGGAGTCAGGAGGAGTTCGTCGTCTTCCGGATAGAACTCGACCGTCGTGCCGCTGCTGACGTCGTTGTCCGTCGCCCACGTCTTCGGCAGCGAAACGGTGTACGTCGACCCGCCCGTCACCTGAACCTTGCGCGTCTCCATACGTCCCACTTCCTCCTGAAACAATATAAATCTACTAGCCTATAGAGTGATATTGATTTGAGGTTTTTCGAAGAATAGGAGTCTTCTACCGGCATTTTTGGTATTGACTAGTTGGTACGTATCCCTCGACTAAGATTGTCGAACGTAGAACTATATAGAATATATTCGGATATATACCCTTCGTGAGCGACAATGATTCGCCCGTTCGCGGGGCGGGTATCGAGTTCTCGACCGCCGATACCAGGCGAGCGGCGTCGACCCGTCGCCGAGCATCAGCGCGCGTCGGCGAGGTCGACGAACGCCGCGGCGTCCGCCGACAGCCAGGTCGTCAGCTGTTCGGCCTCGGAACACTCGCGGGGAGTGATCGTACACCGGTCGGCTCGGTCCTCGTATCGGACGACAATCGCCTCGAGATCGAGCGACTCGGTTTCGCGTTGCGCCGCCGCGGCCAAGCGCCGTCGGGCCGCGCGATCGTCGTAGTCGCTGGTAGATCCGGTCATGGGTTCGGGGGTGCAGGTCGTACGCGAATCGACCGGCGACACGTACAAAGCCGCTGCTAGTTGTGCTATTGAGTAGTCCATACGAGTGGGAGGTGCTCCGTATCGGTCGGGGCCGACGGGGACGGGTTCGGTCTCGAGCGATCGGCAGTCGGGACGGTGTGACGGGAACGCGCCGCGGCGACCGCCTGGCGCGGCCGAGCGCGTCCTTGCCGTCCGGCCCCGTTCGCGTCAGGTCGCCGACGACGCGGACGTCACCGCGGGTCGCGAGATCGCCGCCTCGAACCGGACGAGACGGTGTTTTCTTTAGACGGGATCCCGCAGCGGGAGTATGCACGTCGTCGTCAACGCCGCCGTCAGCGCGGACGGCAAACTCTCCTCGCGCCGGCGCGAACAGCTCGCGATCAGCGGCGCGGACGACTTCGCGCGCGTCGACCAGGTCCGAGCGGCCAGCGACGCCATCGTCGTCGGCGTCGGGACCGTCCTCGCGGACGATCCGCACCTGACCGTCAAGGACGAGGACCTGCGCGAGCAGCGCCGCGAGGACGGTCGCCCGCCGAACCCAGCGCGCGTCGTCGTCGACTCGAACGGGCGCACGCCGACGGACGCGGAAATCCTCGACGACGAGGCCGCGACGTACGTCTGTCTGAGCGAGGCCGCGCCGGTCGACCGACGGGCCGATCTCGCCGACCGCGCCGAGCTGATCACGGCCGGCGACGAGCGAGTCGACCTCCTGCGCGCGTTCGCGGCGCTCCGAGAGGCGGGCCTCGAGCGGATCATGGTCGAGGGCGGCGGCGAACTCATCTTCTCGCTGTTCGAGGCCGGCCTGGTCGACGAGCTCCGGACCTTCGTCGGCCCGAACGTCATCGGCGGTCGCGACGCTCCCACGCTCGCGGACGGCGAGGGGTTCGTCGCGGACTTCCCGACGCTCGACCTCGAATCGGTCGACAGGCTCGACGACGGCGTCCTGTTAACCTGGCGCGTCGACGAACGATAGGCTCGTCGCGTCGTCCCGGCGGCACTCGGTCGAGCCGGGTCGGAACGGGACGTTCGTACCGATTCACGGCGACAGACGACGCAGATTAGTCCCTGTACGAGCACGTTAGGACGGGCGTCGGTCGAGCGACGCCGGCGATGAATCTCGGTCCGCCAGTAACCGCACCATATCTCCCGAAGGAATTTTTATCGGTAATAGTGTCGGTTCGACGGTATTCGTCCATGACACGACAATCCGATTCGAACGAAATCGATCGAAATTCGAACCGAGGCGGGGCGGCGCGCTTCGACCGTCGCGCGTTCCTGGCGAACGCGGGGGCGGCGGCCGGTGCGCTCGGGCTCGGGGCGACCAGCGTCGCGGCGAGCGAGACCGGGCCGGAGACGATCGTCCCCGGATTCGCCTGCGACCGGCGCCAGTTTACGTGCGGTCGCCAGGCGACCGCCGGCGGCGGCATGGTTTCGAGCGTCGATTCGATCGCCTCCGGCGTCGCCGCGGCCGTCCTGCGCGAGGGCGGCAACGCCGTCGACGCCGCCGTGGCGCTCCAGTACGTCCTGACCGTCACCCAGCCCCACGGATCGGGGATCGGCGGCGGCGGATTCATGGTCGTCTACGACGCCGACGCGGACGCGGTCGACGTCGTCGACAGCCGCGAGCGCGCGCCCCGCGGCGCGACCGAGGACATGTTCCTCGACGAGGACGGCGAGCCGATCCCGTTCGAGCGGCGGATCCAGATGGGGGAGGCCGTCGGCGTTCCGGGGACCGTGATGGGGCTGGAGACGGCGCTGGCCCGCCACGGCTCGCGGCCGCGCCAGCGGCTGGTCACGCCCGCGATCGAACTCGCTCGCGAGGGCTTTCCGATCGACGAAGTCTTCGCGGACCAGATCGCCGAGAACTGGGACAAGTTCAACGAGGCGGCCAAAGAGGCCTACTCCGACGAGAACGGCCGCCCGCTCGCGGCGGGTGATACGCACGTCAATCCCGACCTCGCGGACACGCTCGCGGCGATCAAACGCGGCGGCGCCGCGGCCTTCTACGAGGGACCGATCGCGGCCGACCTGACGGCGACGGTACGGGGCGCCGGCGGCAGTATGACCATCGCCGACCTCGCGGACTACGACGTCACGATCGACGACCCGGTCCGCGCCGAGTGGCGCGACGTCGAGATCGTCGGCCAGCCGCTCCCGAGCTCGGGACCGAGCACCGTCGCGTATATCCTGAAACTGCTCGAGTTCCTCGACGTCGGGCGGTACGATATCCGCTCGCCGGAGAAGTACCACCTGCTCGGCGAGGCGACGAGCCTGGCCTGGGCCGACCGGAACGAGTACATGGGCGACCCCGAGTTCGTCGACGCCCCGATCGCGGGGCTGCTCGACGACGGGTACCTTCGGGACCGCGCGGCAAAAATCAGCGTCGACGACACGCTCGCGGACTACGAGGCGGGCGAGTGCGTCGATCCGGGCGTGCCGCCTGGCGCCGAGCCCGCTCGGGCGCCGACGCCCGACAAGGAACACGGGTCGACGGCCCACTTCTCCGTCGTCGACGCGGACGGGAACGCCGTCTCGTACACCTCGACCATCGAGCAGTTCATGGGCTCCGGGATGATGGTCCCGGGCCGCGGGTTCATGCTCAACAACGAGCTGACTGACTTCAGCGCCGTCCCCGACGGACCGAACAGCGTCGAACCGTGGAAGCGGCCGCTGAGCAGCATGAGTCCGATCATCGTCGTGCGCGACGGCGTCCCCGAGTTCACCGTCGGCTCGCCTGGCGGGTGGACGATCATCACCTCGGTCGCCCAGACGCTGCTGCACCGCTACGTGTACGGCCTCGACCCGCTCGAGGCGCTCTCCGAGCCGACCGTGTTCACGACCGACTGCCCGCCGATCATGTGGGAAGACGGCGTGCCAGCGCGCGCCCGCGAAGCAACTGCAGGGGCCGGCCAGGTCTGGGAGGACGAATCCAGCGGCGACTTCGGCAACGTGCAGGTCATCGAGATCGGCGACGACGAACTGGTCGGCGCGGCCGATCCGACTCGCGACGGCCTGGCCGTGGGCGTCGACCGCGGCGGAGTCGGTGAGTGCGGGCGAACCGACTGACCGACCTCACTCGAACTCCGGTTCCCGGTCCTCGACGAACGCCGCCATCCCCTCGCGCTGGTCGTGCGAGCCGAAGAGACTCGCGAACGCGCGCTTCTCGTACTCGAGGCCGCTCGCCAGAGATCCCTCGTACCCCTGGTTGAGCGCCTGCTTGGCGGTCCGCATCGCGAACGCCGGTTTGCCGGCGAGTCGATCGGCCAGCTCGGCGGCGACGTCGTCGAGTTCGTCGTCGGCGACGACCTCGCCGACCAGATCGGCCTCGGCCGCGGAGTCGGCGTCGAGGCGTTCGCCGAGGAAGATCATCCGGCGGGCGGTCTCGTCGCCGACGAGCCGCGGCAGCCGTTGGGTCGCGCCCCAGCCCGGAATGATGCCGAGATCGATCTCGGTGTTGCCGATCACGGCCGACTCGCTGGCGATCCGCAGGTCGCAGGCCAGGGCCATCTCGCAGCCGCCGCCGAAGGCGTAGCCGTTGACCGCGGCGATCGTCGGCGCCGGGAACGTCTCGAGCGCGTCGGCGACGGCGTGGCCGAGTTCGCCCCACTCCTGTGCTTCCTCGGCGGAGAGCTCTCGCATGTACTTGATGTCCGCGCCGGCGATGAACGCGTTGCCGGCGCCGGTCAGGACGAGCGCGCGGGCGTCGTCGTCCGCGGCTTCCTCGAGGGCCTCGCCCATCGCTTCGAGGGTCGCCACGTTCAGGGCGTTGAGCGCGTCGGGGCGGTCGACGGTCAGCGTCGCGACGTCGCCGTCCCAGTCGAGTCGGACTGTGTCCCAAGACATACCCCGGCGTTCCACAGCCACTGTGAAATCCTTTCCCACGGGTTTCGGCTCGCGAGCACGCGCCGGATCGCAAGCAGGCGTGCGACGGACGGCCGGACGGGACCGCGCACGTCCCGTCAGGTCTTTCCTCGGGCGCACCCTACGATGGGGTATGGAACGAACGACATTCGGCGGCGGCTGTTTCTGGTGCGTCGAGGCGGCGTTCAAGCCGCTCGACGGCGTGGAATCGGTGACCTCCGGCTACGCCGGCGGCCACACCGAGGACCCGACCTACGAGGCGGTCTGTTCCGGAGAGACCGGCCACGCGGAGGTCGTCCAGATCGAGTACGATCCCGACGCCATCGCCTACGAGGACCTGCTCGAGATCTTCTTCACGATCCACGACCCGACGACGAAAGACCGCGAGGGGCCCGACATCGGCTCCCAGTACCGGTCGGCGATCTACGCCCACGACGACGAGCAACTCGAAATTGCCAGGGCGTTCGCCGAGGAACTCGAAAACGAGGGGCTCTACGACGGCATCGTCACCGAGATCGAGCCGCTCGAGACCTTCTACGAAGCCGAGGAGTACCATCAGGACTACTTCGAGAAGAACCCCAACGACGCCTACTGCACGATGCACGCGGCCCCGAAGGTCGAGAAGGTCCGCGAGAAGTTCGGCGAGAACGTCGCCGCGGAACACTGACGGGACCGCACCCCTGCGTTCACTCGAAGGCTCCAATTTGAAGCCCGTACCCGTCCTCTAATTATCCGAACCATGTCTGTTGGCCAACTCGGTCCCCAGAACGTCGCCACCACGAGCCGGGACAGCGACCTCGAAGAAGTAACGGAGACGCTGGCCGAAGAGAACGTCGGCGCGCTCGTCGTCACGGAGGACGACGAACCCGTCGGCATCGTCACCGACCGCGACGCCGCGCTCGCGATCTACGAGTACGACGACGTCGGCTCGGTCTCGGTCGAGGACGTGATGACCGCCGATCCCGCGACGGTCCACGAGGACGACGACCCGATCGCCATCTCGAAAGCCATCGGCGAGTACAACGTCCGTCGCCTCCCGATCGTCGACGACGACGGGAAACTCGCCGGCATCGCGACGCTGGACGACCTGGTCGCGACGATCGGCGAGGAACTCGACAACGTCGCCAACACGATCGAAGTCCAGTCACCCGACTACAGTCCGTAAACGGTTCGGTGCGTCCGTCATCGCACGGCACCGTCACCCGATTGCTCCCGGTCGCGACGCGAACGCGCTCGCGTCGCGACGACCGGTTTTCCGTCGACAATGAAAGGTTCGTCAGTCTGGACCCCGTCGATCCCGTATGGACGTAGACAGCAGTCCGACCGTCCTCGTGATCGGAGGCGGCGCAACCGGGGCCGGAATCGCCAGGGACCTCGCGCGCAGGGACGTGGACGTCACGCTGGTCGACCGCAACGGGCTCTCGTCGGGCACGTCGGGGCGGTCCCACGGCCTGCTTCACAGCGGGGCGCGCTACGCCGAGGCCGACGGGCCGGAGGCCAAGGAATGCCTCGAAGAGAACCGCATTCTGCGCCGGATCGCAGGCGCGTGCATCCGAGAGACGCAGGGCCTATTCGTCCAACTGGCCGACGACGATCCGGCGTACTTCGACGTGAAGCGGGCCGCCTGCGAGGACGTCGGCATTCCGGTCGAAGTAGTCGACGGCCAGGCCGCCCGCGACGAACTCCCCGACCTCGCCGCCGACGTCGAACGGGCGATGCGGGTCCCCGACGCGGTCGTCCTCCCGTCTCGCCTGGTCGCCGCCAACGCGGCCGACGCGCGCGACCACGGCGCGCACATCTATCCCCACGCACCCGTCACGTCGATGGACCGCGAGGACGGGCGGATCGCGAGCGTCGCGCTGGGCGGCGAGGTCGACGAGACCGTGCGACCGGACTACGTCGTGAACGCGACGGGACCCCATGCCGGCCGTATCGCGGCGATGGCGGGCCTCTCCGTCGAGATGCGCCCGACCCGCGGCGTCATGGTCTCGGTGGCGTACGACGGCCTCGAGCCGGTGCTCAACCGCTGTCGCGAGCCCGCCGACGGGGACATCGTCGTTCCCCACGAGGGCGAGGCCGTCCTCGGCACGACGAGCGTCCCGGTCGACGACCCCGACGACTACGAGCGGCCCGATTGGGAGGTCGAGCGCACCGTCGAGGAGTGTGCGGCGATGCTCCCGCCGGTCGCCGACGCCGAGCGCGTGCGGACCTGGTGGGGTGTCCGGCCGCTGTACGAACCCGACGAGGCGTCCCGCGGCGGCCGCGGCATCTCGCGGGGGTTCCACCTGCTCGATCACGCGGATGACGACGACGGCGTCGCGAACTGCTGTAGCATCGTCGGCGGGAAGCTGACGACCTACCGTCAGATGGCCGCGGCGACCGCCGACATGGTCTGCGATCGACTCGGCGTGGACGCCGAGTGTACCACCCCCGAGGAGCGACTCCCGGGCGCGACCGACCCCGACCGGCTCGACGCGTTCGTCCGCGAATTCGACGGCCAGGGGCCGACGGACGCCGACGTCGTCGGCCGATAGGTACGGGCGCGGACGCAGAGTCCGGTACGAGCGCACTGGGGGTCAGCGACCGGAGAAGGTGAACGGGCGATCGGAACTCGCGGCGATGGCCGTTGACGTGCGGTCAGAACTCCCGTTGAATGTTAGACCAGAGGCCCAGGTTCGCCGCGCGGTCGACGTCGACGCGCAACTCGTTGTCGTCGTCGAGGCCGATCGAGATCCGGTCGAGGTTCGCGACGTACCGGGACTTCTGGTGGCGGCCCTCCCGGACGCCGACGGCCTCTTGGACCAGGCCGGCCTCGGTCAGGCGGTCGAGTTTCCGATAGGTCGTCGAGAGCGGCCGGTCCGTCGCCTCGGCGACCTCGTGGGCTGTCATCGGCTCCTCGAGGATCGCGATGATCTCCCGGCAGCCGTCGTCGTCGAGCGCGGCGACGACGTGCTCGAAGGCGGGAGCATCGCCGGACGAGGAGAACTCGAGTGACATGGAGTGCATTCGGGTTGGGAGCGAAGCCTAAAGACACGTTTGGTTGGGCCACTCATCCGACCTGAATCCCGAGTACCGGACCCGTGACGAACCGGGGCGAGACGACGGGGCGACTGGACTACTTACATATGCGATCGGTCCGATCGGTCGCGTATGAGCGACGAGCGGACGCCCGAGTCCGAATCCGAACGCGAGGTCGAATCCACGATCGAGAACACGCCTGGCCAGGGGCGAACGCCGGAACCCGAAGGCATCGAGCCGGCCGCGCCCGAGGAGTTCGGCCTGGTTCAGGTCTGGTGGGGCGACGGAAAGGGGAAGACGACGGCCGCGCTCGGCATGGGGATGCGCGCGGCGGGCCACGGCTACCGCGTCCATATGCTCCAGTTCATGAAGGGCGGGGCGTCGAGCGTCGACGCGGTCCGCGGCGAGTACAACGCGATCGCCGCGCTTCCGGGGATCAGCTACGAGAACCTCGGCCACTACGGCTGGCACGGGATGGCGGACGGGTCCGACGAAGCCGATCACGAGGCCGAGGCCAAGGCCGGTCTGGAACGGGCCCGCGAGTTGCTCGCGGCCGCGGGCGACGCCGACCTCACAGAACCGATCGCCCTCGACGCCGAGCCGGACGCGGGGATGCACATGCTGATCCTCGACGAGGTGCTCTACGCCGCGGACCGGGACCTCATCTCCGAGGACGACGTGCTCGACCTGATCGACGCGAAACCGGCGAACCTGGAACTGGTGCTGTCGGGCAGCCACGCCGAGCCGGCATACCTCGCGGACCGCGCGGACCTCGTTACGAACGTCCGGAAAGTGTCCCATCCGATCGACGACGGGCAGCGGGCGCGCCGCGGCGCCGAGTTCTGACCGACGTGACAGCGGGCGCGGCGATTGGGAATCGACGACCGCTGTTATTATTTCTCTACCAACACAGTTATTATCAGATACTGAGAACGCTCGGGCGTTCAATGGGAGCGATTCGAGTCGACGGACTGCGGAAGTCCTACGGATCCGTCGAAGCGGTGGCGGGGATGGAGTTTACCGTCGAACGGGGAGAGTTGTACGGGTTTCTCGGGCCAAACGGGGCCGGCAAGACGACCACGATCCGGACGCTGACCGGGCAGATCGAACCCGATTCGGGCTCGGTCCGCGTACTCGGCACCGATCCGACGACCGAGCCGCTCGCGACGCGC is a window of Natrinema salifodinae DNA encoding:
- a CDS encoding NADP-dependent malic enzyme, with the translated sequence MGLDEDALEYHRTDPPGKIEISTTKSTNTQRDLSLAYSPGVAAPCREIDEDETDAYSYTAKGNLVGVVSNGSAVLGLGDIGAQASKPVMEGKGVLFKRFADIDVFDIELDEEDPHKFVEAVKMMEPTFGGVNLEDIKAPECFTIEERLREEIDIPVFHDDQHGTAIISGAALLNAADIAGKSLDELKIVFSGAGASAIATARFYVSLGVRRENITMCDSSGIITEERARQDDINEYKREFARDVTEGGLADAMEGADVFVGLSIGGIVSQEMVRSMADDPIIFAMANPDPEIGYEEAKEARDDTVIMATGRSDYPNQVNNVLGFPFIFRGALDVRATEINEEMKVACAEALAELAREDVPDAVVKAYGDEPIQYGSEYIIPKPVDPRVLFRVAPSIAEAAMESGAARAELDTDEYEEELEARLGKSREMMRVVLNKAKSDPQTVALAEGENEKMIRAAYQIQEQGIALPVLIGDEGEIRQTAANLGLDFDPTVADPAVGDYEEYADRLHELRARKGITRTEAGELIERDTNYFGSIMVEQGDADALLTGLSHHYPSALRPPLQVIGTDENVDYAAGVYMLTFKNRVVFVADATVNQDPDEEVLAEVTKQTGKLARRFNIEPRAALLSYSNFGSVNNEGTRKPRKAASMLQDDPEVDFPVDGEMQADTAVVEDILQGTYGFSELDDPANVLVFPNLESGNIGYKLLQRLGGADAIGPMLVGMDKPVHVLQRGDEVKDIVNLAGVAVVDAQQE
- a CDS encoding 30S ribosomal protein S8e → MQDQGRSTRKRTGGRLKNVRKRRKDELGRLPTETQVGEPRYRTVDVRGNDTKTRALATNVASVNKGGETVSAEIEDVVENDANPNYVRRNIITKGAVIETSEGRARVTSRPGQTGQVNAALLD
- a CDS encoding aldo/keto reductase, which encodes MEYTHLGDTGLEVSQLCLGCMNFGTEQPWMVHDRDQARAVIERALDLGINFFDTANVYSHGESESILGDVLADADRDRAELVVATKVYGEMHEGPNGQGLSRKHVLDQAEASLERLGTDYIDLYQIHRWDEHTPIEETLSALDRLVEDGKVRYVGASTMPAWRFMKALHEADVDNYERFVSMQCEYNLVDRHEEANVLPLCADQEIGVIPWSPLAGGFLTGKYDRDGDPDSGRAATDEFMEKRFTDENWAVVEELREIADANDATPAQVALAWLLHKEVVDAPIVGPRTIDHLEDNVGALAVDLTDAEIDRLEAPVTPVWNREIGDV
- a CDS encoding phosphate uptake regulator PhoU; its protein translation is METRKVQVTGGSTYTVSLPKTWATDNDVSSGTTVEFYPEDDELLLTPECETRRQEGTLDVSGLEDEQLKRAVMTMYVSGFDIIRLEAGGIATNQRGAIRNATQRLVGVEVLEETNDSVVIQDLLDSSELSIVNAVTRMRLIAQSMLEDAVTALIENDDAIAHDVIERDDDVDRLWLVVSRIFRATLRSPRAVEELGVSREACFDFHSSARQLERIADHAVKICDIALKLDDLPADVADAIHGLHAEAATVFEQATDALFAEDADEANRLGHDALEAVVEIDEHTRAIDDMLRDLEPAQAQSLGLIVDSLSRSADYGGNVAETALQKAAPRP
- a CDS encoding DUF7511 domain-containing protein, producing the protein MTGSTSDYDDRAARRRLAAAAQRETESLDLEAIVVRYEDRADRCTITPRECSEAEQLTTWLSADAAAFVDLADAR
- a CDS encoding 2,5-diamino-6-(ribosylamino)-4(3H)-pyrimidinone 5'-phosphate reductase, which translates into the protein MHVVVNAAVSADGKLSSRRREQLAISGADDFARVDQVRAASDAIVVGVGTVLADDPHLTVKDEDLREQRREDGRPPNPARVVVDSNGRTPTDAEILDDEAATYVCLSEAAPVDRRADLADRAELITAGDERVDLLRAFAALREAGLERIMVEGGGELIFSLFEAGLVDELRTFVGPNVIGGRDAPTLADGEGFVADFPTLDLESVDRLDDGVLLTWRVDER
- the ggt gene encoding gamma-glutamyltransferase; this translates as MTRQSDSNEIDRNSNRGGAARFDRRAFLANAGAAAGALGLGATSVAASETGPETIVPGFACDRRQFTCGRQATAGGGMVSSVDSIASGVAAAVLREGGNAVDAAVALQYVLTVTQPHGSGIGGGGFMVVYDADADAVDVVDSRERAPRGATEDMFLDEDGEPIPFERRIQMGEAVGVPGTVMGLETALARHGSRPRQRLVTPAIELAREGFPIDEVFADQIAENWDKFNEAAKEAYSDENGRPLAAGDTHVNPDLADTLAAIKRGGAAAFYEGPIAADLTATVRGAGGSMTIADLADYDVTIDDPVRAEWRDVEIVGQPLPSSGPSTVAYILKLLEFLDVGRYDIRSPEKYHLLGEATSLAWADRNEYMGDPEFVDAPIAGLLDDGYLRDRAAKISVDDTLADYEAGECVDPGVPPGAEPARAPTPDKEHGSTAHFSVVDADGNAVSYTSTIEQFMGSGMMVPGRGFMLNNELTDFSAVPDGPNSVEPWKRPLSSMSPIIVVRDGVPEFTVGSPGGWTIITSVAQTLLHRYVYGLDPLEALSEPTVFTTDCPPIMWEDGVPARAREATAGAGQVWEDESSGDFGNVQVIEIGDDELVGAADPTRDGLAVGVDRGGVGECGRTD
- a CDS encoding enoyl-CoA hydratase/isomerase family protein, coding for MSWDTVRLDWDGDVATLTVDRPDALNALNVATLEAMGEALEEAADDDARALVLTGAGNAFIAGADIKYMRELSAEEAQEWGELGHAVADALETFPAPTIAAVNGYAFGGGCEMALACDLRIASESAVIGNTEIDLGIIPGWGATQRLPRLVGDETARRMIFLGERLDADSAAEADLVGEVVADDELDDVAAELADRLAGKPAFAMRTAKQALNQGYEGSLASGLEYEKRAFASLFGSHDQREGMAAFVEDREPEFE
- the msrA gene encoding peptide-methionine (S)-S-oxide reductase MsrA; this encodes MERTTFGGGCFWCVEAAFKPLDGVESVTSGYAGGHTEDPTYEAVCSGETGHAEVVQIEYDPDAIAYEDLLEIFFTIHDPTTKDREGPDIGSQYRSAIYAHDDEQLEIARAFAEELENEGLYDGIVTEIEPLETFYEAEEYHQDYFEKNPNDAYCTMHAAPKVEKVREKFGENVAAEH
- a CDS encoding CBS domain-containing protein yields the protein MSVGQLGPQNVATTSRDSDLEEVTETLAEENVGALVVTEDDEPVGIVTDRDAALAIYEYDDVGSVSVEDVMTADPATVHEDDDPIAISKAIGEYNVRRLPIVDDDGKLAGIATLDDLVATIGEELDNVANTIEVQSPDYSP